From one Culex quinquefasciatus strain JHB chromosome 3, VPISU_Cqui_1.0_pri_paternal, whole genome shotgun sequence genomic stretch:
- the LOC6040329 gene encoding general odorant-binding protein 19d, with product MKSLYLIGLLLVLALAYSKADKQMIRNAAQACKASEGASDEDVDALAEGRMPETQTAKCLFSCVQVQFGLSDGKKFLKEGFLKHSEAIVGPGEENRRKAEEIAAECEKITNEDRCQLGADIAECIKQGMEKCESKDD from the exons ATGAAAAGCTTATACTTGATTGGACTCTTGCTGGTCTTGGCACTGGCCTACTCCAAG GCCGACAAGCAAATGATCCGGAACGCGGCCCAGGCCTGCAAGGCCAGTGAGGGAGCCTCCGACGAGGATGTGGACGCGTTGGCCGAAGGACGCATGCCGGAAACGCAAACCGCAAAGTGTCTGTTCTCGTGCGTTCAGGTGCAGTTCGGGTTGTCCGACGGAAAGAAGTTCCTGAAGGAGGGCTTCCTGAAGCACAGTGAGGCGATCGTGGGTCCGGGCGAGGAAAACCGCCGCAAAGCGGAAGAAATTGCCGCTGAGTGCGAGAAGATTACCAACGAGGACCGGTGCCAGCTGGGCGCGGACATTGCCGAATGTATCAAGCAGGGCATGGAGAAGTGCGAGTCGAAGGATGATTGA
- the LOC6040328 gene encoding general odorant-binding protein 28a gives MQNFCFISLLLVLALCSCTTNKRMLKLAAGNCKSSEGATDADVDNLAEGRLPETQVQKCLYACLQKQFGISDGKKFSKQGFLKRSNVLVGSGDANKRKAQEIADECDGTANDDRCQLGADIAKCIRDGLIKRKNQ, from the exons ATGCAGAACTTTTGTTTCATTAGTTTGTTGCTAGTTTTAGCACTTTGCAGCTGCACG ACCAACAAACGAATGCTCAAACTAGCGGCCGGAAACTGCAAGTCCAGCGAGGGAGCCACCGACGCCGACGTGGACAACCTTGCGGAGGGGCGACTTCCGGAGACGCAGGTGCAAAAATGTCTGTACGCGTGTCTGCAGAAGCAGTTTGGGATTTCCGACGGGAAGAAGTTCTCCAAGCAGGGATTCCTGAAGCGAAGTAACGTTCTCGTTGGCTCCGGAGATGCCAACAAGCGAAAGGCGCAGGAAATTGCCGACGAATGTGACGGAACTGCGAACGACGATCGGTGCCAGCTGGGGGCGGACATTGCCAAGTGTATAAGGGATGGACTGATTAAGCGTAAGAATCAATAA